A genomic window from Mesorhizobium sp. 131-2-1 includes:
- a CDS encoding class I SAM-dependent methyltransferase, producing the protein MLERNKDNQPNQEKLEALLGKMVGDLGAITTGAAVLLGDRLGLFSAMSEGGKMTAGQLAKRTGTQERLVREWLSAQAAAGYVEYDEAGDSFYLSPEQEQVFVNEDSPAFMAGAFEVVSTLWLDEEKVRQAFRSGKGLGWHDHSACLFRGTERFFRPGYNANLIGSWLPALDGVVEKLERGIDVADVGCGHGASTVLMAKAFPNSRFTGFDYHAPSIERARAAAKEAGVAGNTSFEMAPAKDFPGTYDLVAFFDCLHDMGDPEGAAKHVHKALKPDGTWMIVEPFANDQLSANLNPVGRIYYAASTFICTPASLSQEVGLGLGAQAGEARLRKVVSGGGFKRFRRATETPFNMVLEARP; encoded by the coding sequence ATGCTGGAGCGCAACAAGGACAATCAGCCCAATCAGGAAAAACTGGAAGCGCTGCTGGGAAAGATGGTCGGCGATCTCGGCGCCATCACCACCGGAGCGGCGGTACTGCTGGGAGACAGGCTTGGCCTGTTCTCGGCCATGAGCGAGGGCGGCAAGATGACCGCCGGCCAGCTCGCCAAAAGGACCGGCACGCAGGAACGGCTGGTCCGCGAATGGCTCTCGGCGCAGGCGGCAGCCGGCTATGTCGAATATGACGAGGCCGGCGACAGCTTCTACCTCAGCCCCGAGCAGGAGCAGGTCTTCGTCAACGAGGACAGCCCGGCCTTCATGGCCGGCGCGTTCGAGGTGGTCTCGACGCTGTGGCTGGATGAGGAGAAGGTCAGGCAGGCCTTCCGCTCCGGCAAGGGGCTCGGCTGGCACGATCACAGCGCTTGCCTGTTCCGCGGCACCGAACGCTTCTTCCGGCCGGGCTACAACGCCAATCTGATCGGCTCCTGGCTGCCGGCGCTCGACGGTGTCGTCGAGAAGCTGGAGCGCGGCATAGACGTCGCCGATGTCGGATGCGGCCACGGCGCCTCGACCGTGCTGATGGCCAAGGCCTTCCCGAACTCGCGCTTCACCGGCTTCGACTATCACGCCCCGTCGATCGAGCGCGCCCGGGCCGCGGCGAAGGAGGCCGGCGTTGCCGGCAACACCAGCTTCGAGATGGCGCCGGCCAAGGATTTCCCCGGCACCTATGATCTTGTCGCCTTCTTCGACTGCCTGCACGACATGGGCGATCCGGAAGGCGCGGCCAAACATGTGCACAAGGCGCTGAAGCCGGACGGCACCTGGATGATCGTCGAGCCCTTCGCCAACGACCAGCTTTCGGCGAACCTCAATCCGGTCGGCCGCATCTACTACGCCGCCTCGACCTTCATCTGCACGCCTGCCTCGCTGTCGCAGGAGGTTGGGCTGGGGCTCGGCGCACAGGCCGGCGAGGCAAGGCTGCGCAAGGTCGTATCCGGCGGCGGGTTCAAGCGGTTCCGCCGCGCCACCGAGACACCGTTCAATATGGTGCTCGAGGCACGTCCTTAA
- a CDS encoding LysR family transcriptional regulator has translation MDVHHIRYFLAVCETRNFTRAGEKCNVTQPALSRAIQQLEDEVGGLLFRRERNLTHLTDLGALLRPRFQQILDELTGVRQEASRFLCLENANLKVGVMCTIGPRRFTGLLADFNRRQQGIQLQLVEGVPASLSQLLESGEIDVAIMASSDSFPERFDVTPLYRERFVLAFPNGHRLARNDNVAISELDGENYLRRLNCEYRDHLAGLCNDRGVKLRISYASEREDWIQNMVSGGLGICFIPEFSAVIPGLQVRPVIDPEVWREVSLVVVAGRRFSPAASAFVNSVKAHGWPESAIPQALRKTAA, from the coding sequence ATGGACGTTCATCACATCCGCTACTTCCTGGCCGTGTGCGAGACGCGAAACTTCACGCGCGCCGGCGAAAAGTGCAACGTCACTCAGCCGGCGCTGTCGCGCGCCATCCAGCAGCTCGAGGACGAGGTCGGCGGCCTGCTGTTTCGCCGCGAACGAAACCTGACCCACCTGACCGATCTGGGCGCGCTGCTGCGCCCCCGGTTTCAGCAGATCCTCGACGAACTGACCGGCGTGCGGCAGGAGGCGTCGAGGTTCTTGTGCCTGGAAAATGCCAACCTCAAGGTTGGCGTCATGTGCACCATCGGTCCGCGCCGCTTCACCGGCCTGCTAGCCGATTTCAACAGACGCCAGCAAGGCATCCAGCTGCAGCTGGTGGAAGGTGTGCCCGCCTCGCTCTCGCAACTGCTCGAATCCGGTGAAATCGACGTCGCCATCATGGCGTCCAGCGACAGTTTTCCGGAACGGTTCGATGTCACGCCGCTCTATCGCGAGCGCTTCGTCCTGGCCTTTCCAAACGGCCATCGGCTGGCTCGCAACGACAATGTCGCCATCTCCGAGCTCGACGGCGAGAACTATTTGAGGCGACTGAACTGCGAGTATCGCGATCATCTCGCCGGCCTGTGCAACGACCGTGGCGTCAAGCTCAGGATCTCCTATGCGAGCGAGCGCGAGGACTGGATTCAGAACATGGTTTCGGGTGGTCTCGGAATCTGCTTCATCCCGGAGTTCAGTGCGGTGATCCCGGGCTTGCAGGTCCGGCCAGTCATCGATCCCGAGGTCTGGCGGGAAGTCTCTCTGGTGGTCGTGGCCGGGCGCAGGTTCTCGCCGGCGGCATCGGCCTTCGTCAACAGCGTCAAGGCGCATGGCTGGCCGGAAAGTGCCATCCCTCAGGCGCTTCGCAAGACGGCAGCCTGA
- the bufB gene encoding MNIO family bufferin maturase yields MSRALQPLPIPASAGIGLRSPHIGEMLTRRPSAGWLEVHAENYMGDGAGVEALERLRQTYPLSVHGVGLSLGSARGVDPDHLERLRRVCERFQPDLVSEHLAWSVADGAYLNDLLPLRYDEEALSIVARNVATVQDTLKRQVLIENLSAYVAFADSSMNEAEFLAELVARTGCGLLLDVNNVQVSAHNLQYDARAFIDALPADAIGEIHLAGHATNQVGADTVLIDDHGSRVPPVVWSLYQHAIGRLGPRPTLIEWDTDVPVLDVLLGEAMWADMLTASIMFNRKQAARQAEAAKPRPMSLTRFESVGTSMPVLAAFAAAKAGATIPVALAPMEGGYDVAA; encoded by the coding sequence ATGTCCCGTGCGTTGCAGCCCCTCCCGATCCCCGCATCAGCGGGCATCGGTCTTCGCTCCCCTCACATCGGTGAAATGCTGACCCGCAGGCCTTCCGCTGGCTGGCTCGAGGTTCATGCCGAGAATTACATGGGAGACGGCGCCGGCGTCGAAGCGCTGGAACGACTGCGCCAGACCTATCCGCTGTCGGTGCACGGCGTCGGCCTGTCGCTGGGCAGCGCGCGAGGAGTGGACCCCGATCATCTGGAGCGGCTGCGCAGGGTGTGCGAGCGCTTCCAGCCCGATCTCGTTTCGGAGCATCTTGCCTGGAGCGTCGCCGACGGCGCCTACCTCAACGATCTGCTGCCGCTGCGCTATGATGAAGAGGCGCTGTCGATCGTGGCGCGCAATGTCGCGACCGTCCAGGATACGCTGAAGCGGCAGGTGCTGATCGAAAATCTGTCCGCTTACGTCGCCTTTGCCGACTCCTCGATGAACGAGGCTGAATTCCTGGCCGAGCTTGTGGCGCGAACGGGCTGCGGCCTGTTGCTGGACGTCAACAATGTCCAGGTCTCGGCGCATAATTTGCAGTATGATGCCAGAGCTTTCATCGACGCGCTGCCGGCCGATGCCATCGGCGAGATCCATCTCGCCGGCCATGCGACGAACCAGGTCGGGGCCGACACCGTGCTCATCGACGATCATGGCTCGCGTGTGCCGCCGGTCGTCTGGAGCCTGTACCAGCATGCCATAGGCCGGCTCGGACCGCGCCCCACCCTGATCGAATGGGACACCGATGTCCCGGTTCTCGATGTGCTGCTTGGCGAAGCCATGTGGGCCGACATGCTCACCGCTTCGATCATGTTCAACCGAAAGCAGGCTGCGAGACAGGCTGAGGCAGCCAAACCCCGACCGATGTCCCTCACCCGCTTCGAAAGCGTGGGGACCAGTATGCCAGTGCTGGCAGCATTCGCTGCCGCAAAGGCCGGAGCAACCATACCGGTAGCGTTGGCGCCAATGGAAGGAGGATACGATGTTGCCGCTTGA
- a CDS encoding DoxX family protein, whose amino-acid sequence MTAISDHPSTSPSGLVGVCRRIIKLPERIPFSLIQLAARIAVGHVFWQSAQSKLASWPVTLQLFANEYNLPFIDPSIAAPLATAAELTGSVLIFLGLFSRLAALMLLGVVSVIQIFVYPENWAEHLLWASLLLLVLTRGAGVFSLDYVADRNLSASSK is encoded by the coding sequence ATGACCGCAATTTCAGATCATCCCTCGACCAGCCCGAGCGGCTTGGTCGGCGTCTGCCGGCGCATCATCAAGCTGCCCGAACGCATTCCATTTTCGCTGATCCAGCTCGCGGCCCGTATCGCGGTCGGACATGTCTTCTGGCAATCCGCGCAGTCGAAACTGGCATCCTGGCCGGTGACGCTGCAGCTGTTTGCCAATGAATACAATCTGCCGTTCATCGATCCGTCTATCGCGGCGCCGCTCGCGACGGCCGCAGAACTCACGGGCTCGGTGTTGATTTTCCTCGGGCTGTTTTCGCGCCTTGCAGCGCTGATGCTGCTCGGCGTCGTGTCTGTCATTCAGATCTTCGTTTATCCGGAAAACTGGGCAGAGCACCTGCTTTGGGCGTCGTTACTGCTTCTCGTGCTGACGCGCGGCGCCGGTGTTTTCTCGCTCGACTATGTCGCCGACCGAAACCTTTCGGCGTCTAGCAAATGA
- a CDS encoding patatin-like phospholipase family protein, whose amino-acid sequence MHIQTGTETDHALIARPAVGDRRVVDIVLASDAHGAFVWGVLDRLLDEPSLSICNITASGFGAMEAVVLAYGLALGGRRGARTALANFWRRVSHASMFAADAASPLRSILEQSIDIAVIRDKNRPLQLSILASNARTDAVKIFAGDQLSIDAILAAATIPFLFPAVEIDGDSYWGDGDLSALPALQLDTGHRLVVTGKPTLFTTPCADRRLAATPCAMKCAPTHAIFDRQHRAGAALFTRPWTDWGELTDMRDRGRERAGDWLFADNSVADECSAVDGKNRYL is encoded by the coding sequence ATGCATATCCAGACCGGAACCGAGACCGACCATGCCCTCATTGCAAGGCCTGCAGTGGGTGACCGGCGGGTGGTGGACATTGTCCTGGCGAGCGACGCGCACGGCGCCTTCGTCTGGGGTGTCCTCGACCGCTTGCTTGACGAACCCAGCCTTTCCATCTGCAACATCACCGCGTCCGGCTTCGGCGCGATGGAGGCCGTGGTCCTGGCCTATGGGCTGGCCCTGGGTGGCCGGCGCGGCGCGCGGACGGCGCTCGCCAACTTCTGGCGACGCGTCAGCCACGCATCGATGTTTGCCGCCGATGCGGCAAGCCCACTGCGATCGATCCTGGAACAGTCGATCGATATTGCGGTAATCCGCGACAAGAACCGGCCGCTGCAGTTGAGCATCCTGGCCTCCAATGCCCGCACCGATGCGGTGAAGATCTTCGCCGGCGATCAGTTGTCGATCGACGCGATCCTTGCGGCCGCCACCATCCCGTTTCTCTTCCCGGCGGTCGAGATCGACGGCGACAGCTATTGGGGCGACGGCGACCTTTCGGCTTTGCCGGCCCTGCAGCTGGACACCGGTCATCGGCTGGTGGTCACCGGCAAGCCGACACTGTTCACGACGCCGTGCGCGGATCGCCGCCTCGCCGCCACTCCTTGTGCGATGAAGTGCGCCCCAACGCACGCCATCTTCGACCGCCAACACCGCGCCGGCGCGGCACTGTTCACACGGCCGTGGACCGACTGGGGTGAACTGACCGACATGCGTGACCGGGGGCGCGAACGTGCCGGGGACTGGCTTTTCGCCGACAATTCCGTCGCAGACGAATGCTCGGCAGTCGACGGCAAGAACCGATACCTCTAG
- a CDS encoding LysR family transcriptional regulator, producing MEISQVRYFLAVAKELNFTRAAEQCNVTQPALSRAIKLLEDEFGGALFHRERRFTHLTELGRMVETYLEGVFENSRQAKQIAEQYVHLKKMPLRVGIMSTIAPDEIIELIAAVRGHHPGVELHLCDSDAKSLRRRLLEGDLEAAIYALPSNVPDEEVHSLPLFQEQMVMAVHLNHRLANQRSVRVKDMSNESYIHRNNCEFAGYADAILAEQGVTVSPVYWSDRDDWTLAMIAAGLGFGFMPEHTAKHPGVVPLPITEPEFWREVNLVTVRGRRHSPAVGALVREATQKRWFGERAKALSAAE from the coding sequence GTGGAGATCAGCCAGGTCAGATACTTCTTGGCCGTAGCCAAGGAGCTGAATTTCACCAGGGCGGCCGAGCAGTGCAACGTCACGCAGCCGGCACTCTCGCGCGCCATAAAACTGCTCGAGGACGAATTTGGCGGGGCGCTTTTCCACCGCGAGCGCCGCTTCACCCATCTCACCGAGCTCGGCCGCATGGTCGAGACCTATCTCGAGGGTGTGTTCGAGAATTCCCGCCAGGCAAAGCAGATTGCCGAGCAGTATGTGCATCTGAAGAAGATGCCGCTCAGGGTCGGCATCATGAGCACGATTGCGCCGGACGAGATCATCGAGCTCATAGCGGCCGTACGTGGGCATCACCCCGGCGTGGAGCTTCACCTTTGCGATTCAGACGCCAAGAGCTTGCGGCGACGGCTGCTCGAAGGCGATCTCGAAGCCGCCATCTATGCCTTGCCGTCGAATGTGCCCGACGAGGAAGTGCACTCGCTTCCGCTCTTCCAGGAGCAGATGGTGATGGCCGTCCATCTGAACCATCGCCTCGCCAATCAGCGCAGCGTGCGGGTGAAGGATATGAGCAATGAAAGCTACATCCACCGCAACAATTGCGAGTTTGCCGGCTACGCGGATGCCATTCTCGCCGAGCAGGGCGTCACCGTCAGCCCCGTCTACTGGAGCGATCGCGACGATTGGACACTCGCGATGATCGCCGCCGGGCTTGGCTTCGGCTTCATGCCCGAACATACAGCCAAGCACCCGGGCGTGGTGCCCTTGCCGATCACCGAGCCGGAATTCTGGCGCGAGGTCAATCTCGTCACCGTGCGCGGCCGCAGGCATTCGCCGGCGGTTGGCGCACTGGTGCGCGAGGCCACGCAGAAACGATGGTTCGGCGAACGGGCGAAGGCGTTGTCCGCCGCCGAGTAG
- a CDS encoding DUF302 domain-containing protein, with protein MKSYVKTMIAGAAMMMAVVASAAASDGVVTVKSDYSVAETVARIKKDVLKKGIKFFGVIDQARLGKNAGNDVKPSRLVMFGNPALGTTFITSNPEAGLDWPVRVLVYQTADGTVYAAYSDFDWIAERHGITDREAQFKMATEVIQSVTSTIRKN; from the coding sequence ATGAAAAGCTACGTGAAGACCATGATAGCCGGCGCCGCCATGATGATGGCCGTCGTCGCCTCGGCGGCCGCTTCGGACGGTGTCGTCACCGTGAAGAGCGACTATTCCGTCGCCGAAACCGTCGCCCGCATCAAGAAGGATGTCCTCAAGAAGGGCATCAAGTTCTTCGGCGTCATCGACCAGGCAAGGCTTGGCAAGAATGCCGGCAACGACGTCAAGCCGTCGCGGCTGGTGATGTTCGGCAATCCGGCTCTCGGCACGACCTTCATCACCTCCAATCCCGAGGCCGGTCTCGACTGGCCCGTTCGCGTCCTGGTCTACCAGACCGCGGACGGAACGGTTTACGCCGCCTACAGCGATTTCGACTGGATCGCCGAGCGGCATGGCATCACCGACCGCGAGGCGCAGTTCAAGATGGCGACCGAAGTCATCCAGTCCGTGACGTCGACGATCAGAAAGAACTAG
- a CDS encoding putative quinol monooxygenase encodes MTAYNVVRFRTKPGKEQAFIDAHKKATLDVKGFRKGALIKTGDRTFCIVGEWNDMDSLAAARPQMIGLLDTMRDMLEDLGGDLGVTDPVSGTVVADIG; translated from the coding sequence ATGACTGCTTACAACGTCGTTCGGTTCCGCACCAAACCCGGCAAGGAACAGGCGTTCATCGACGCGCACAAGAAGGCGACCCTCGACGTCAAGGGTTTTCGCAAGGGCGCGCTCATCAAGACCGGCGACCGCACCTTCTGCATCGTCGGCGAATGGAACGACATGGACAGCCTCGCGGCGGCACGGCCGCAAATGATCGGGCTCCTGGATACGATGCGCGACATGCTGGAGGACCTCGGCGGCGACCTCGGCGTGACCGATCCCGTCTCGGGAACCGTCGTTGCCGACATCGGGTGA
- the guaA gene encoding glutamine-hydrolyzing GMP synthase, with protein sequence MKTANRSDTVLIVDFGSQFTQLIARRIREAGVFSEIVPFQSAEAAFKRINPKAVILSGGPASTSDIGSPRAPQIVFEAGVPVLGICYGQMALCVQMGGVAESSNHREFGRAFVEIEKESPLFEGLWAPGQRHQVWMSHGDRVISLPKGFEVFGRSEGSPFAIFGDVERKMYGIMFHPEVVHTPDGARLLRNFVHNIAGIEGDWTMRAYREHAVEAIRKQVGKGKVICALSGGVDSSVAALLIHEAVGDQLTCILVDHGLMRKNEAAGVVEMFRQHYNLPLILVDASDRFISALEGEADPEKKRKTIGRLFIEVFEEEAKKLGGADFLAQGTLYPDVIESVSFSGGPSVTIKSHHNVGGLPERMNMKLVEPLRELFKDEVRALGKELGLPESFIGRHPFPGPGLAIRCPGGISREKLEILREADAIYLDEIRKAGLYDAIWQAFAVLLPVQTVGVMGDGRSYEFVCALRAVTSVDGMTADFYHYDMNFLAAAATRIINEVRGINRVVYDVTSKPPGTIEWE encoded by the coding sequence ATGAAAACAGCCAATCGCTCCGACACCGTCCTGATTGTCGATTTCGGCAGCCAGTTCACGCAGCTCATCGCCCGCCGCATCCGCGAGGCCGGCGTCTTTTCCGAGATCGTGCCGTTCCAGTCGGCCGAGGCGGCCTTCAAGCGCATCAATCCGAAAGCGGTGATCCTGTCCGGCGGCCCGGCCTCGACCAGTGATATCGGCAGCCCGCGCGCGCCGCAGATCGTCTTCGAGGCCGGCGTGCCGGTGCTCGGCATCTGCTATGGCCAGATGGCGCTTTGCGTGCAGATGGGCGGCGTCGCTGAAAGCTCGAACCATCGCGAATTCGGCCGCGCCTTTGTCGAGATCGAGAAGGAGAGCCCGCTGTTCGAGGGCCTGTGGGCGCCCGGCCAGCGCCACCAGGTGTGGATGAGCCACGGCGACCGCGTCATCTCGCTGCCCAAGGGCTTCGAGGTGTTCGGCAGGTCGGAAGGTTCGCCCTTCGCCATCTTCGGCGATGTCGAGCGCAAGATGTACGGCATCATGTTCCATCCCGAAGTGGTGCATACGCCGGATGGCGCCAGGCTGCTCAGGAACTTCGTCCACAACATCGCCGGCATCGAGGGCGACTGGACGATGCGGGCCTATCGCGAGCATGCCGTCGAGGCGATCCGCAAGCAGGTCGGCAAGGGCAAGGTGATCTGCGCGCTGTCGGGCGGCGTCGACTCTTCGGTTGCGGCACTGCTCATCCATGAGGCGGTCGGCGACCAGCTCACCTGCATCCTCGTCGACCATGGGCTGATGCGCAAGAACGAGGCCGCAGGCGTGGTGGAGATGTTCCGCCAGCACTACAACCTGCCGCTGATCCTGGTCGACGCGTCCGACCGCTTCATCTCGGCGCTGGAAGGCGAGGCCGACCCGGAGAAGAAGCGCAAGACGATCGGCCGGCTGTTCATCGAAGTGTTCGAGGAAGAGGCCAAGAAGCTCGGCGGCGCCGATTTCCTCGCCCAGGGCACGCTCTATCCCGACGTCATCGAGAGCGTCTCCTTCTCCGGCGGCCCGTCGGTGACGATCAAGTCGCACCACAATGTCGGCGGCCTGCCCGAACGCATGAACATGAAGCTGGTCGAGCCGCTGCGCGAACTGTTCAAGGACGAGGTGCGGGCTCTCGGCAAGGAGCTCGGCCTGCCCGAAAGCTTCATCGGCCGCCATCCGTTCCCTGGTCCCGGCCTGGCCATACGCTGTCCGGGCGGCATCTCCCGCGAGAAGCTGGAGATCCTGCGCGAGGCCGACGCCATCTATCTCGACGAGATCCGCAAGGCCGGTCTCTACGACGCCATCTGGCAAGCCTTCGCCGTGCTGCTGCCGGTGCAGACCGTCGGCGTGATGGGCGACGGCCGTAGCTATGAATTCGTCTGCGCGCTTCGCGCCGTCACCTCGGTCGACGGCATGACCGCCGACTTCTACCACTACGACATGAACTTCCTCGCCGCCGCCGCCACCCGCATCATCAACGAGGTACGGGGCATCAACCGCGTCGTCTACGACGTGACGTCGAAGCCGCCCGGCACAATCGAGTGGGAGTAG
- a CDS encoding BufA1 family periplasmic bufferin-type metallophore, whose amino-acid sequence MINSKILIGSALAAATSLAATAAYSGPAAKPGFAFEKCYGVVKAGQNDCQTATHSCAGTATADNQPDSWLYVPAGSCAKITGGSDKPKA is encoded by the coding sequence GTGATCAACAGCAAAATCCTCATCGGATCGGCCCTTGCGGCCGCCACTTCGCTCGCCGCTACGGCGGCCTACAGCGGCCCCGCCGCCAAGCCCGGCTTCGCCTTCGAGAAATGCTACGGCGTCGTCAAGGCTGGCCAGAACGACTGCCAGACCGCGACGCATTCCTGCGCCGGCACCGCCACCGCCGACAACCAGCCGGATTCCTGGCTCTACGTGCCCGCCGGCAGCTGCGCCAAGATCACCGGCGGCAGCGACAAGCCGAAGGCCTGA
- a CDS encoding MFS transporter, whose product MTTSEHTEPTRLRMVAADSWRFGLIALIAFLTLVDLFATQAILPSLVMKFGVSRATMGFAVNASTFGMAAAGIAVALFGRGIDRRNGIWISLTVLAIPTTLLSLTDSIVIFALLRVAQGLCMATAFTLTMAYLAEHFSSRQTTSALAAYVTGNVASNFFGRLMSAAVADTFGISTNFLTFAALNLIGAALVWLTLQKTSAMMRADAKSERARATWKGPLMNVELRACFTIGFLILFVFIGTFTYVNFQLVAAPLSLSPMALGLVYFVFLPSMLTTPLAGRIAARVGPRVGIGATLALAILGLLLLLASSLPVVLSGMALVAIGTFLAQAIATGHVSRTASRDRAAASGIYLASYYAGGLVGSLVIGQVYDRIGWAACVAVLAAVLACAIAVARVLQTPKT is encoded by the coding sequence ATGACGACCAGTGAACACACCGAACCGACGCGGCTTCGCATGGTTGCCGCGGACAGCTGGCGCTTCGGCCTGATAGCGCTGATCGCGTTTCTCACGCTTGTCGATCTGTTCGCCACCCAGGCCATCCTGCCTTCACTGGTTATGAAATTCGGCGTCAGTCGAGCAACCATGGGCTTTGCGGTCAATGCCAGCACGTTCGGCATGGCGGCGGCAGGGATCGCGGTCGCTCTCTTCGGGCGCGGCATCGATCGGCGCAATGGCATCTGGATCAGCCTAACGGTGCTGGCGATACCGACGACGCTTTTGTCGCTCACCGACAGCATCGTGATCTTTGCCCTGTTGCGCGTCGCCCAGGGCTTGTGCATGGCGACCGCGTTCACGCTGACAATGGCCTATCTCGCCGAACACTTTTCCTCGCGGCAGACGACCAGCGCACTTGCGGCCTATGTGACGGGCAACGTCGCCAGCAATTTTTTCGGACGGCTGATGTCGGCCGCCGTCGCTGACACGTTTGGCATCTCCACCAACTTCCTGACCTTCGCCGCTCTCAATCTGATTGGCGCTGCCCTCGTCTGGCTCACCCTGCAGAAGACATCGGCAATGATGCGCGCTGACGCCAAGAGCGAGCGTGCCCGCGCCACCTGGAAGGGCCCGTTGATGAACGTCGAGCTGCGTGCCTGCTTCACCATCGGCTTCCTGATCCTCTTCGTCTTCATAGGCACCTTCACCTACGTCAACTTCCAACTCGTCGCTGCGCCGCTATCGCTGTCGCCGATGGCGCTGGGACTGGTGTATTTCGTCTTCCTGCCTTCCATGCTGACCACACCGCTCGCCGGGAGGATTGCCGCGAGGGTCGGACCAAGGGTCGGGATCGGCGCAACGCTTGCATTGGCCATCCTGGGTTTGCTTCTGCTTCTGGCAAGCAGCCTGCCGGTGGTCCTTTCAGGAATGGCGCTGGTCGCCATCGGCACCTTCCTGGCGCAGGCAATCGCCACCGGGCATGTCAGCCGGACCGCATCGCGCGACCGCGCCGCCGCGAGCGGCATCTACCTTGCCTCCTACTATGCGGGCGGGCTCGTCGGCAGCTTGGTCATCGGACAGGTCTACGACCGGATTGGCTGGGCCGCATGCGTGGCCGTGCTCGCCGCAGTCCTCGCATGCGCCATCGCGGTGGCGCGCGTGCTGCAAACACCGAAGACCTGA
- a CDS encoding cupin, with protein MAFKTIALRAPLNLALTLGLLTATAAFSVAPVFAGDCPAGQAATTNIQEHPGKPVGVTDTVLSAIDLSSKGEAWKGNMLRLRKLVVQPGGVVPWHEHNVRPANILIVEGSITEYRSTCKVGIEHPAGDVTAEFGQLAHWWKNNGKVPAVLYSADVLPPAMPDDHMM; from the coding sequence ATGGCTTTCAAGACTATTGCATTGCGGGCGCCGCTGAATCTGGCGCTGACCCTCGGACTGCTAACCGCGACCGCTGCGTTTTCCGTGGCCCCGGTTTTTGCCGGCGATTGCCCCGCCGGCCAGGCGGCCACGACCAACATCCAGGAGCATCCCGGCAAGCCGGTCGGCGTGACCGACACGGTTCTCTCGGCAATCGACCTGAGCAGCAAGGGCGAAGCCTGGAAAGGCAACATGCTGCGTCTGCGCAAGCTCGTCGTTCAGCCCGGCGGCGTCGTGCCGTGGCACGAGCACAATGTCCGCCCGGCCAACATCCTGATCGTCGAAGGCTCGATCACCGAATATCGCAGCACCTGCAAGGTCGGTATCGAACATCCGGCCGGCGACGTAACCGCCGAGTTCGGCCAGCTCGCCCATTGGTGGAAGAACAACGGCAAGGTTCCGGCTGTGCTCTATTCGGCCGACGTCCTGCCGCCTGCGATGCCCGACGACCACATGATGTAA
- a CDS encoding HvfC/BufC N-terminal domain-containing protein — protein MLPLENLQTTMARSVLAIEPMVSAKMLTAGKADPLARLRIYQNNTRSSLTAVLMAVFPVTVRLVDERFFRFVASEFIRRHPPVESRLSRYGAGFPRFLKTIDTLSDMPIVAETARLEWAIAEALDTASLPARSLADYDKIDLGPSPDILLQPSLRLIVSHWSILSVWTAHQQGTTVDRHCTWARRPERVALWRTGNCVRLVLLDRADFAFRHSLKHGLGLEHGASRALALEPNFELVSALVRLFADGLVTNVRITVHNLSN, from the coding sequence ATGTTGCCGCTTGAAAACCTGCAGACCACCATGGCGCGCTCGGTGCTTGCCATCGAACCAATGGTCTCCGCGAAGATGCTGACCGCCGGCAAGGCCGATCCATTGGCCCGCCTGCGCATCTACCAGAACAACACGCGCAGTTCGCTCACCGCGGTGCTGATGGCGGTCTTTCCCGTCACCGTGCGCCTGGTCGACGAACGCTTCTTCCGTTTCGTGGCGAGCGAATTCATCCGACGCCATCCGCCGGTGGAGTCGCGGCTGTCGCGCTACGGCGCCGGCTTCCCGCGCTTCCTGAAGACGATCGACACGCTGTCCGACATGCCTATCGTCGCCGAAACGGCGCGGCTCGAATGGGCCATCGCCGAGGCACTCGATACGGCTTCGTTGCCAGCCCGCAGCCTTGCGGACTATGACAAGATCGACCTGGGACCTTCACCCGATATCCTGCTGCAGCCATCGCTCAGGCTGATCGTTTCACACTGGTCGATTCTGTCAGTGTGGACGGCGCACCAGCAGGGCACAACAGTCGATCGGCATTGCACCTGGGCGAGACGTCCCGAACGCGTGGCGTTGTGGCGGACCGGGAACTGCGTCCGCCTGGTTCTCCTCGACCGTGCCGACTTCGCCTTCCGGCATTCTCTCAAGCACGGCCTCGGCCTCGAACATGGTGCAAGCCGCGCGCTTGCGCTCGAACCGAACTTCGAACTCGTGTCAGCGCTCGTGCGACTGTTCGCTGACGGGCTCGTCACAAACGTGCGCATCACCGTGCATAACCTCTCAAACTGA